One window of Leptotrichia shahii genomic DNA carries:
- a CDS encoding type II toxin-antitoxin system PemK/MazF family toxin, with the protein MNARDFELLLKYFINLIKNNLRILKNPAIETTANARRSYVYSVDFGFTTGGVLRDRHYCVVLYSQGKTAIVVPLTSKNNTNIFNVELGIIQNLSRRNIVSYALVNQITTVSRAMLMQPRRNRNERVKLNSEQMNKLEQGLEKILFKNRY; encoded by the coding sequence TTGAATGCTAGGGATTTTGAATTATTATTAAAATATTTTATAAATTTAATAAAAAATAATTTGAGAATTTTAAAAAATCCAGCGATTGAAACAACGGCCAATGCTAGAAGAAGTTACGTATATTCTGTTGATTTTGGATTTACAACAGGAGGAGTTTTAAGAGATAGGCATTATTGTGTTGTTTTGTACAGTCAAGGAAAAACAGCGATAGTAGTTCCTTTGACTTCTAAAAATAATACCAATATTTTTAATGTCGAGTTAGGAATTATACAAAATTTATCAAGAAGGAACATTGTAAGTTATGCTCTAGTTAATCAAATTACAACAGTAAGTAGAGCAATGTTAATGCAACCAAGAAGAAATAGAAATGAAAGAGTAAAACTAAATTCAGAACAAATGAATAAATTGGAGCAAGGATTAGAAAAAATATTATTTAAAAATAGGTATTGA